The Hemibagrus wyckioides isolate EC202008001 linkage group LG25, SWU_Hwy_1.0, whole genome shotgun sequence genome has a segment encoding these proteins:
- the cbr4 gene encoding carbonyl reductase family member 4 isoform X2 codes for MSRLGVVFGGSRGIGRAVAQLLAQRGHRVVVLSRNQEAAQATAETLSGAEHVGLSCDVSKDHEVQRAFETITKTCGPVGYLVNAAGINRDALLMRCKSEDMVSVLHTNLLGSMLTCRAALRSMLTNGGAIVNIGSVVGVKGNAGQSVYSASKAGLEGFTRSLAKEVASRNIRVNLVAPGLIRTDMTAGLNEEEYGKRIPLGRFGDPQEVAQAVMFLLESPYITGHVLLVDGGLHLTM; via the exons ATGTCCAGGTTaggtgtggtgtttggtggctCCCGTGGCATCGGGCGAGCAGTAGCCCAACTGTTGGCACAAAGGGGGCATCGAGTTGTGGTGCTCTCCAGGAACCAGGAAGCGGCACAGGCCACAGCGGAGACGCTTTCTGGAG CGGAACATGTGGGTCTCAGTTGTGACGTTTCTAAAGATCATGAGGTGCAGAGAGCATTCGAGACCATCACTAAGACCTGCGGCCCTGTGGGATACCTGGTCAATGCAGCAGGCATAAACAG AGATGCATTATTGATGAGGTGTAAATCTGAGGACATGGTTTCTGTTCTTCACACCAACCTGCTCGGCTCCATGCTCACCTGCAGGGCAGCGTTACGGAGCATGCTCACTAACGGAGGCGCTATTGTCAACATAG GCTCAGTGGTGGGTGTGAAGGGAAACGCTGgtcagagtgtgtacagtgccAGTAAAGCCGGACTCGAGGGCTTCACACGCTCTCTGGCCAAAGAGGTCGCTTCTCGTAACATTCGGGTCAATTTAGTAGCTCCAG GACTCATTCGGACAGACATGACAGCAGGGCTGAACGAAGAAGAGTACGGAAAGAGGATTCCACTGGGTCGCTTCGGTGATCCGCAGGAAGTGGCTCAGGCTGTCATGTTCCTCCTGGAGTCTCCGTACATCACAGGACACGTCTTGCTGGTGGACGGAGGACTACACCTGACCATGTAG
- the cbr4 gene encoding carbonyl reductase family member 4 isoform X1, with product MRARRLMSRLGVVFGGSRGIGRAVAQLLAQRGHRVVVLSRNQEAAQATAETLSGAEHVGLSCDVSKDHEVQRAFETITKTCGPVGYLVNAAGINRDALLMRCKSEDMVSVLHTNLLGSMLTCRAALRSMLTNGGAIVNIGSVVGVKGNAGQSVYSASKAGLEGFTRSLAKEVASRNIRVNLVAPGLIRTDMTAGLNEEEYGKRIPLGRFGDPQEVAQAVMFLLESPYITGHVLLVDGGLHLTM from the exons ATGCGCGCAAG ACGGCTGATGTCCAGGTTaggtgtggtgtttggtggctCCCGTGGCATCGGGCGAGCAGTAGCCCAACTGTTGGCACAAAGGGGGCATCGAGTTGTGGTGCTCTCCAGGAACCAGGAAGCGGCACAGGCCACAGCGGAGACGCTTTCTGGAG CGGAACATGTGGGTCTCAGTTGTGACGTTTCTAAAGATCATGAGGTGCAGAGAGCATTCGAGACCATCACTAAGACCTGCGGCCCTGTGGGATACCTGGTCAATGCAGCAGGCATAAACAG AGATGCATTATTGATGAGGTGTAAATCTGAGGACATGGTTTCTGTTCTTCACACCAACCTGCTCGGCTCCATGCTCACCTGCAGGGCAGCGTTACGGAGCATGCTCACTAACGGAGGCGCTATTGTCAACATAG GCTCAGTGGTGGGTGTGAAGGGAAACGCTGgtcagagtgtgtacagtgccAGTAAAGCCGGACTCGAGGGCTTCACACGCTCTCTGGCCAAAGAGGTCGCTTCTCGTAACATTCGGGTCAATTTAGTAGCTCCAG GACTCATTCGGACAGACATGACAGCAGGGCTGAACGAAGAAGAGTACGGAAAGAGGATTCCACTGGGTCGCTTCGGTGATCCGCAGGAAGTGGCTCAGGCTGTCATGTTCCTCCTGGAGTCTCCGTACATCACAGGACACGTCTTGCTGGTGGACGGAGGACTACACCTGACCATGTAG
- the cbr4 gene encoding carbonyl reductase family member 4 isoform X3: MRARRLMSRLGVVFGGSRGIGRAVAQLLAQRGHRVVVLSRNQEAAQATAETLSGAEHVGLSCDVSKDHEVQRAFETITKTCGPVGYLVNAAGINRDALLMRCKSEDMVSVLHTNLLGSMLTCRAALRSMLTNGGAIVNIGLIRTDMTAGLNEEEYGKRIPLGRFGDPQEVAQAVMFLLESPYITGHVLLVDGGLHLTM; the protein is encoded by the exons ATGCGCGCAAG ACGGCTGATGTCCAGGTTaggtgtggtgtttggtggctCCCGTGGCATCGGGCGAGCAGTAGCCCAACTGTTGGCACAAAGGGGGCATCGAGTTGTGGTGCTCTCCAGGAACCAGGAAGCGGCACAGGCCACAGCGGAGACGCTTTCTGGAG CGGAACATGTGGGTCTCAGTTGTGACGTTTCTAAAGATCATGAGGTGCAGAGAGCATTCGAGACCATCACTAAGACCTGCGGCCCTGTGGGATACCTGGTCAATGCAGCAGGCATAAACAG AGATGCATTATTGATGAGGTGTAAATCTGAGGACATGGTTTCTGTTCTTCACACCAACCTGCTCGGCTCCATGCTCACCTGCAGGGCAGCGTTACGGAGCATGCTCACTAACGGAGGCGCTATTGTCAACATAG GACTCATTCGGACAGACATGACAGCAGGGCTGAACGAAGAAGAGTACGGAAAGAGGATTCCACTGGGTCGCTTCGGTGATCCGCAGGAAGTGGCTCAGGCTGTCATGTTCCTCCTGGAGTCTCCGTACATCACAGGACACGTCTTGCTGGTGGACGGAGGACTACACCTGACCATGTAG
- the cbr4 gene encoding carbonyl reductase family member 4 isoform X4: MRARRLMSRLGVVFGGSRGIGRAVAQLLAQRGHRVVVLSRNQEAAQATAETLSGAEHVGLSCDVSKDHEVQRAFETITKTCGPVGYLVNAAGINRDALLMRCKSEDMVSVLHTNLLGSMLTCRAALRSMLTNGGAIVNIGSVVGVKGNAGQSVYSASKAGLEGFTRSLAKEVASRNIRVNLVAPGRLDSSPFLVM, encoded by the exons ATGCGCGCAAG ACGGCTGATGTCCAGGTTaggtgtggtgtttggtggctCCCGTGGCATCGGGCGAGCAGTAGCCCAACTGTTGGCACAAAGGGGGCATCGAGTTGTGGTGCTCTCCAGGAACCAGGAAGCGGCACAGGCCACAGCGGAGACGCTTTCTGGAG CGGAACATGTGGGTCTCAGTTGTGACGTTTCTAAAGATCATGAGGTGCAGAGAGCATTCGAGACCATCACTAAGACCTGCGGCCCTGTGGGATACCTGGTCAATGCAGCAGGCATAAACAG AGATGCATTATTGATGAGGTGTAAATCTGAGGACATGGTTTCTGTTCTTCACACCAACCTGCTCGGCTCCATGCTCACCTGCAGGGCAGCGTTACGGAGCATGCTCACTAACGGAGGCGCTATTGTCAACATAG GCTCAGTGGTGGGTGTGAAGGGAAACGCTGgtcagagtgtgtacagtgccAGTAAAGCCGGACTCGAGGGCTTCACACGCTCTCTGGCCAAAGAGGTCGCTTCTCGTAACATTCGGGTCAATTTAGTAGCTCCAGGTAGACTTGATTCATCTCCTTTCCTCgttatgtag